ACTCACCACGAACGGCATCCCAGGCAACCATTTCTTTTCTGATTGATTGGAAATCGGTTCCGAAAGCTGTTTTTTCCTGAGCGTTTGCTGTTCCAAGCGCCAGAAGTGCGAATAATCCAAAGAATGTAACATGTTTTTTCATAACAGTTGGTTTAATTCGAGAGCAACCAAACAATAAACGTACCGAAAACCGGATAGATTAAAAATTGTTAAAATAAAAACGAATTTTAACTGATTGAATTAAAAAATTAAAACTGTTTTGGCTTCAAATGAGGAATTAACCACAAATATTGAACGATTTACGCGCCGGTTATACCTAAATATTTGCGTACATTTGCCCAAATAAATTAAGAAAATGAGTCTATTGACAGTTGGTAGTGTGGCATTCGATGCTATTGAGACACCATTCGGAAAAACAGATAAGATTGTAGGTGGTGCAGGAACTTTTATTGCATTGTCTGCTTCAAACTTTATAAAGGATCAACGTATTGTTTCGGTGGTCGGAGATGATTTCCCGCAGGAAACGTTGGATCTTTTGCGTTCTAAAGGTGTTGCTTTGGAAGGATTGCAGATCAAGCAAGGTGAAAAAACCTTCTTTTGGTCGGGCCGCTACCACAACGATATGAACTCAAGAGATACCCTGGTGACCGAATTGAATGTATTGGGTGATTTTGATCCGATTATTCCGGATTCTTACCAGGGAGTTGAATACCTGATGTTGGGGAACTTAAGCCCGCAGGTACAGCGCCAGGTGATCGAGCGTTTGACAAAAAGACCGAAGCTGATCGCAATGGATACGATGAATTTCTGGATGGACATCGCGTTGGATGATTTGAAACAAACCTTGAAATTGATCGATGTATTGATCATTAACGATGAAGAAGCACGTCAATTGTCGGGAGAATATTCACTGGTAAAAGCAAGCCGTGTAATTCGTGCAATGGGTCCTAAGACTTTGATCATTAAAAAAGGAGAGCACGGAGCTTTGTTGTTCCAGGACGACCAGGTATTCTTCGCACCGGCTTTACCATTGGAAGATGTTTTCGATCCGACAGGAGCAGGAGATACATTTGCAGGAGGATTTATCGGTTACATCGCTGCAACGGATGATGCTTCTTTTGAAAATATGAAACGCGCAATTATTGCCGGTTCTGCTTTGGCGTCTTTCTGTGTGGAAAAATTCGGAACAGAACGCTTACTGGAAATTAATCACGATGAGATTGAAGCGCGAATTGCACGCTTTATTTCATTGACAAATTTCGAAATGTCAACTGTAGTTGGTTAAATAGTTGTAAATTGAACTACCACTAAAAAGCTTTATCATGGAAAAGGCAGGTTTATTAGAGTCGTTAAAAAATCTCGTGCAGCAGGAAGATGCGCTGGCTGTGGCGCGTGAAGTGAGTGAATTGCGGAATCAGTTTGAGGATGTGGTTCTGGAAGAGGATCGTCAATTCCAGGTGAAACAGCTGGAAGCCCAGGAAAAGGGTGAGCCGGTTGAAGAGCGTGTTGCTGATCCTGTGCGGGAAGAGTTTTATAACCTGTACAATGAATTCCGTGAGCGTAAAAACGGATTGCAAAAAGCAAAGAAAGAAGCGGAAGAATCCAACTTACGTCGCAAAAAAGCACTTTTGGAAAGACTGAAGGATGTTGTCGAAAAAGAAGAGAACATCGGCGCAGCCATGACTGCATACAAAGAAATCCACGATGCATGGAAAGAAGTCGGAGATATTCCGCGTGAAAAACGCCAGGATATCCAATCCGAGTATTCCCGCTTGCTGGAAACGTTCTTTTACCACATTAAGATTTACCGCGAATTGCGCGAGCACGACCTACACCGCAATCACCAATTGAAACTGGATGTCATTCGCAGGATCCAGGATCTATCCAAGGTAGAGCATGTAAAAGATGTGGAGCAGGCTATCAAAACGCTTCAGAACGAATGGGACGAAACCGGACCTGTTGGAAATGATGCGTGGGAAGGCCTGAAGAATTCCTATTGGGATGCTGTTCGTGCAGTTTATGCGCGTATCCAGGCTTTCTACGATGAAAAACGGACGGAACTGGCCGGAAACCTGGAGCTTAAAAAAGAAATTGCCCGCAAAGCCGCTGAATTGGTAAAAGATTTCGCTTCTACAAGTACGAAAGAATGGGATCAGGCAACTGCTTCTTTACTGGCTTTACAGGAAGAGTGGAAGAAGATCGGCTTTGGTCCGCGCAAGGAAAACGAAGAGGTCTGGAAAGAATTCCGTGCTTCCTGTGATGAATTCTTTGCTAAGAAGAAGGAGTTCTTTGACGGTGTCAGAGGAAAATTCGATGAAGTAGCTGCGAAAAAACAACAGTTGGTTGATAAACTGGAAGAATTGAAACATTCTACCGAATGGAAGAAAACAACCGACCAGATCCTGGCTATTCAAAAAGACTGGAAAGAATTGGGAAGTGCAGGGCAACGATTCGAGCAAAAATTGTGGAAAGAGTTCCGTGCGGCTTGTGATCATTTCTTCGAAGCAAAACAGGCACATTTCAGTTCGAAAGACAAAGAATTTGAAGGGAATCTGGCCCTGAAGATGGAATTGATCGACCGTATCAAAGCGGCAACTATTCCGGAAGATAAAAAAGAAGCAATGGCCTTGCTGAAAGGTTTTGCAACGGAATTCAACGAGATCGGACACGTGCCGATGAAGGAGAAAGACCGGGTGTTCCATGCTTACAAAGAAGCGTTGGATGCGCATTACAAGAAATTGAAACTGGAAGGCGAGGAGCAGGAAAAAATGCTGTTCCAGGCCCGATTGGATACTATGAAAGCAGATCCGAACTCGGA
The window above is part of the Fluviicola sp. genome. Proteins encoded here:
- a CDS encoding PfkB family carbohydrate kinase; translated protein: MSLLTVGSVAFDAIETPFGKTDKIVGGAGTFIALSASNFIKDQRIVSVVGDDFPQETLDLLRSKGVALEGLQIKQGEKTFFWSGRYHNDMNSRDTLVTELNVLGDFDPIIPDSYQGVEYLMLGNLSPQVQRQVIERLTKRPKLIAMDTMNFWMDIALDDLKQTLKLIDVLIINDEEARQLSGEYSLVKASRVIRAMGPKTLIIKKGEHGALLFQDDQVFFAPALPLEDVFDPTGAGDTFAGGFIGYIAATDDASFENMKRAIIAGSALASFCVEKFGTERLLEINHDEIEARIARFISLTNFEMSTVVG
- a CDS encoding DUF349 domain-containing protein, encoding MEKAGLLESLKNLVQQEDALAVAREVSELRNQFEDVVLEEDRQFQVKQLEAQEKGEPVEERVADPVREEFYNLYNEFRERKNGLQKAKKEAEESNLRRKKALLERLKDVVEKEENIGAAMTAYKEIHDAWKEVGDIPREKRQDIQSEYSRLLETFFYHIKIYRELREHDLHRNHQLKLDVIRRIQDLSKVEHVKDVEQAIKTLQNEWDETGPVGNDAWEGLKNSYWDAVRAVYARIQAFYDEKRTELAGNLELKKEIARKAAELVKDFASTSTKEWDQATASLLALQEEWKKIGFGPRKENEEVWKEFRASCDEFFAKKKEFFDGVRGKFDEVAAKKQQLVDKLEELKHSTEWKKTTDQILAIQKDWKELGSAGQRFEQKLWKEFRAACDHFFEAKQAHFSSKDKEFEGNLALKMELIDRIKAATIPEDKKEAMALLKGFATEFNEIGHVPMKEKDRVFHAYKEALDAHYKKLKLEGEEQEKMLFQARLDTMKADPNSERALAREKYDLHDKINKLKSDILQFENNLGFFAKSKGADLLKKEVEGKIAAAQRKIEELKAKIKMIQ